DNA sequence from the Peromyscus leucopus breed LL Stock unplaced genomic scaffold, UCI_PerLeu_2.1 scaffold_112, whole genome shotgun sequence genome:
GTAGTGAAATATAGttccagggaagtcaaggcaaagGCATTTAATACTAGTGCATTTAATACTTAAAGGAGTTAAGAGTAAAAGAGAATTCTAGTCCTGACTTAGGGGGCCTCCCAATTCAGTGCTGTTTTAGAATCCTGTCTACCCGCTAGAAAATGCATGAAGGTTCATCTCACTAATCTCACTCTAGCATAGAAAGCAGCACACACAAGGCTCTCACTTCATCTCACATGTAAACACTAAGATTGTCTGAGCCTCCTACTTAAAACTTGCTCTTCCCTTTAGAGGAATCATTACTTCCTATTATAAACTTCCACTTCCTTGCAGAATATCTACATCCATTGGGCCATGCCACAAAATTCAGGTCTGgaaggaatcttaaagggtcaTTTTGCAGTAGGCAAAGGCAGGAGTGGGGTCAGTGGGAACTGTTGCCACTCTGGTGCAATCAAAGGACGTCCTTTGTAAAGAGAGAACTGAACTAAATCATTCTACATTTTATCATCACCTTAGTTCTTAATGACAATAGTAAAATGCCATCCCTGCAGAGGCAAACTCTTTGTACCCACCCTCACCCCTTCCTACTCTACTGCATGGactacacacctgcacacagataGACGGCCCAAACAGACATTAGAAGTGTGCAAAGTGTCCCTACCAGCCAGTTGAGACTGCCATGAGTTCTCCATTCAAAACGGAGCTGAGCAGCCAGAGTCAGATGTATAAGAAAACCCAATCAGGGTTTATCCtcctaaaattacttttatttccaTTGAAGAGCTGCATCCATTTCCAGACAGGGTCGCTAAGAACCGAGATGGTCGCTTCTGTCCTGGCAAGTTCACCAGGAGCAGTCTTCACTCATCTTCTCTGGCTGTGCTGTCTGGCATGTACTTGGTGGGGTGAACACAGAGGGGTCCTTAATGCCTAGCTGCACATCAAAAAACCGTGTGGACAGGACCACGGTGTAATTCCTGATGAAGGTCTCCTGGACTGGATAACAATCCTTGGCTGTATAAACAACCGATCCAGGTTTCATCTAAAGAGGAAAAAAGTTGACCTTTTCAGAGAGAAGATAGGCAAAATCCCTGTGCATTTTTTTTGTGGTAAAATATAACCAGCATAAATGCACCATTTAAACTTTGTAAGGATGCATTTTGGAGGCATTCACATTGTTTTACAATTATCACCACTTTGCAGCTTTCCCAAACTAAAAATTCTTTACTTGTTCAATGGTTTCCCATCTTCTCTTCTCCAATGCCTTGCATCCAACATGCTCCTGACTGTCTGATAGATAGATTTGGTACTTCATACAACACGATATTTATCatttgtgactggcttattttCCCTTAACATAATGGcctcaagattttatttattttactaccGATGCCAGAATTCAGATCCCTTCCTTTCAAAGGATGAAAATTACTCTACTGTAGGGATacatcacattttgtttatccatttatctgctgATTGGTATCTGGGTTGTTTTCAACAGTTTGATGGCAGGAATGAAGCCACTATAAAACAGAGGTGTACAAATAACTGAGTCTCTGTAATCATTCTTTTTGAGTATATATTCAGCATTGTATGTCTGGACCATATGACAATTTTATGCTTAATGTTTTGGTTAAATCCCATACAGTTTCTCACAGACTTAATGTCTACTCTTTATGTTTGCAAAACAAGCTCAGAATTAAAAAGGAATAGTTTTATATCAAAGCAGGCCTGTTTGCGTTTAGAATAACAGCAGATCTGGACACTGCCATGTTAGAAAGTAATGGTAGAAGGAAATGTTGGCACCTAATTCATGAGGATTTTTGGAAAGAATTCCTTTCAGGTCACAGTCCTCATGGAGATCATAAACAGTCTACAGTAAAGGGTGAGTCCATAAGATCCAAAGTAACAGAGACATGCAAGTGACACTAGGAGATGGAGGTGTTTCCAGACCCACTAAGGAAGCAGTTACACGTAGCTGCAAAATACACAAGGGGACTTACATGGGCTTTAAGACTCATCTAAGCATGTAAGTTTCCCTAACAACTCTCTTCCTTAAGGGGCTTAAAGACAATGTTCCCCAGCATACACCCTGAGATGCAATGCATGAATCCTTTCCATCCTTACAGGATCTGGCTGTCTTTCCTGTCGGACCACTCCTGGACAGTGATCTGCTCCTGAGGCCCCCAATGGAGTACTGATCTTCAAAGGTAGAATTCTGGGGAATGTCGAGAGGGTCCCAGGGTTCTGTCAAGGAGATCTTTGCACACTGTTTGGTGGCTTGTTCAATCTGAAACATCACTCCATCCTTATAGAGCAAAATGTATTCAAATAATCTGAaatgtggattaaaaaaaatagttaagagCTTTTATATTAAAATCATGTCTTTCATCAGCATAGAGCCCAAATGACTTTGATATAAGTTATCacataaattactttaaaatggtTGCAAATCATTTGTTCTTTACAATAGACTTTATTCACACCAAATAACCCaagcatggaaaaaaataaaatttagaattaaaCTTGACTGTTCGTGAGGTGAATTCTTATCACTGAACAACTAAATGCTAGACCCCAGGCTTAGGCTACTGACATGAGGAGGACACGTGGGTTTCAAGCTGGCCTAAGGTTTGttcagagggacaaaggaagaCTTCCCTTTGGCTGGGATCCTGTAGCATTAGATCGAGGAATTACAGAAAACCCTAAAGACAGAACTCACTGCAGGCATGGAGACAGAGTACCTGCACCCCACCACCTGGATAACCTTCTCTTGAGTGACTTGCTCTGTTGACAGAAGGACTCTATGTAGCCTGAGGAACCTGGGGCAGCAAGGACAAAAGGCGAGGAACCTCCAGAGTAAACGACTCATAAAGCAAGCTTGCCAACATGGATTTACAATCTCCTCTACTGATGTCATGCGCTGGAGGTGCATGGTGAAAGGAAGGTATCCTGAGTCTAACATCTATGTCTGAGCCAGAAGTCTCTCGGGACACTGTATTGAACCTCTTAAAGCTAAGCAAGCTTGGTGCTTCATAAAGCCTCTGGACCACGGTCAGTTCAAAACTCAGGCCACTGGTGCTGCTTGAGCAGAATGGGAAGTGAAGCCACAACCTTAGAGAATGCTTTTCAAAAGTGAAAAGAGACTGCCAGCTATGGGCTGGGAGTAGAACTAAGTGGCAGCACACCCACCTGGCATGGGTTAAATACCAGCACCACAAGGAAAACGGACAGTCAACCAATGATGTCTGCTGAATGAGCCTGAGGCTCTGCAAAACATGCTCATGGAGGACACACGTTCTCTATTCAAAGTCTTTAGATAAAATTCTTTTCTACACAATAAAGCACTATCAATAATGATATCTATTTTGTCAAACAGTGTCACTATTATTAGTATTACACTTTGAGTTTTTATGGACTGGTTTAGAAATATCATCAtgacttcattttatatatttacatatatcctGCTGATTCAGGGCCACATGCATCCCAGAAAAGCTATGAGCCAGCTTACAATGGTAAAACaaacaatgaatgaaaagatTACATGCATTTAAAGGTAGGAGTCAATGTGAAAAGAAAATACGCATTTATAAGATACTGTTTAAAGGGAGATAATggtgagctagagagatggttccgtgGTCAAAGTGTTTGTTATATGAGcatgaggactggggtttggatccccagcatacaaataaaaatgggcATGATAATGGATTCCTGAAACTCCAGCACTCGGTGATGCAGACAAGAGAGGTAGCtctctgaagctcactggccagccagtcagtAAGTTTcaagttcagtgacagacctGGTCTCAGAACTATGTGAAAATGGCTAAAGAAAGGCACCCAGAgtctacctctggcctctacatgtatgaACATacccacccacatgcacacatgcacacatgcacacatacacatacttacacTAAcaaatacatacaccacacatttaccacacaccatacacataaacattgttttaaatggAGCTAATCTCTTATGATATGCATGTAGGGTCCACACAGAATGCTTAGCTTTTTGAAGTGTGGGGTTGGAACGCCAGTATTATTTTCAATCAGTTAAGCCTCCAACACAGTAGAGCCTAAACATTCATTGACTAAATTTAGAAATGCCAACAACAAATTTGAGAGTACAGTCCATGACTAAATATAAGAACCTCTGCCTATAAGCAAATCCCAATCTATGGTGCTTTTAATGACAAGTTGGCCACCCAAGAAACATTCTGCTGTGCACCCTCAGAGATATACAGCTTCTCCCCAGATGTTAGCAATCATTCCATGCTTTTCCCATGTCTGTAGTGTTCAAACAGCGGTAGCTGTCTCCTGATGGTCTTATATCCATGTGTATGGGGATGCCTTCTTAAGACCTCTGCCAACAACCCCAAATCCACTGTTATATCCATATTTCCCATAGAGACCATGCACCCTCACCAGGCTTACTGGCCAACATGAGAACATGTACCTAGTATGCCATATCCAGACTGCTCTGGAAGTGTAGAATGGGGACCGGATGCCTACTGGTCAGCGTCTCTGTGTAACTGATCTGTCACGTGAACTCCTAAGCTGTGGAGGTGACTTCCACCATGTGAGACAAGAAAGACTGAAAGAATAACGCAGCAAGAAGAATGATGGAGCAGGCAGCCTGGGGTCCCAAGAGGTGCCTTGTTTTCTGAGGGATTCTGAAACTCCCCTGGAGGGTTATGATCACCTTCCTTTATTCTTACAAAGCTTCGTTTTTTGACTTGTGATTTGTGCTGTCCATGACCAGTGCCCATTTCTAACAAAGTCCGAGGAAAACGGAGGTTCCATGTAGAGTACAAAACAGGAACTATATTTAGTCAGCTTTAGGTCGTATGGCGAAGGTCTGAGTCAACACCTTGTGAGAAAGAAAGGTCACTCTGGCTCACAGCTCCAGATATTTCAGTGGGGCTAGAGGCCCTGCTGCTCTGGTAGCTGAGCTGAAGCAGGACATTATGGTAGGAGCATGTAGCACAGCAATTCATAGTTtagaactgtagctagagttttcctgctttgcacagtcaggacaaatctctgtcacctgccagtcccacagccgctagacccaccaagtaaacacagagacttctattgcttaaactgtatggccgtggcaggcttcttgctaactgttcttatagcttaaattaatccatttccataatctatACTTGCCACGTGTCTGgtgcttaccggcgtcttcacatgctgctggtcatggcggcagctggcagttgtctctcctcctcagccttccacttcccagaattctcctctctccttgtcccacctacttcctgcctggtcactggccaatcggtgttttatttattgaccaatcagggcaatttgacatacagaccatcccacagcatagaacAATGACTATTTCTATAGACTCGTGACAAATGGTTCTTCATGGACATCCACACTGAACACCCTTGGAGTATACAGTCCCTTTattgcatttcttttctgaatttcttgaaAAACTTCCTGGGGTGTTATTGAACTTGTGCCTCTAGTTTCTGTCACCCCACAAATGATATTGTAATCTAAGGCTTGATGAGACTTTGATTCAAGACGTTTGGAAGAACACATCAGTGTGAGGTGTATACATCCAGTGTTATCATGTCAGAAAAGAAGTGATCCAGTTGCTCATTGTTACTTTGTTAACTTTGATCACCAAGATACATGATAACACACAGATGTCTGCATGATCAATTAGCCATCAATGTTGGATGATACTTTTGAGATGCTAGGAATATCCTTATCCAGTGATGGTTTTAGACTTAATTGCCCATTGGGTGCTATAAAATTTATAGATGTATTTGTCTTATTTATCGCTCACATGCagcttgttgtgtgtgtgtatgtgtgtgttgtgttgtgtgtgtgtgaaagagagagagagagaagagagagagagagagagagaagagagagagagagttaatttGTAAGTAGAAGTCCATATTCCTACagaactcagaggacaacttgctggaattgattctctccttcaccTTTTTAGGTTCAAGTGTAAAAAAGCAAGTGATGAGGCctggtggcaaatacctttatCTGCTGTAATATCTGGGTAGCCTTCACCAGCAATTTTAGATAAAATCGTCTCCcaaatcagctctttattaggggCTGGTATAATAAGACTAACGGCAGAATAAATGACACCTGCCTGTGCTGTCTGATCTGTGCAGGACAGCACTGCTCTCAAGGCCCCGTATACTAAGTGTATATGGACTGTCTCCTGCTTAGTCGATAAGATAAGAATTCCTTCCAGCCAGTGCCTGTTCACACTGACCCCATCGACTTTGATGACTTTCTGAGGTAGCAGGGATCCCAGGCTCACTGTGGGCTCTCCTGGTCAGACTTGATGTGGAAGCAATCCAGAAATCAGTGTGGCCAATAGATGCCATTGCTGGGTGGCCTTTCAGGTGTTAGGGCTTCTTACATTTATAAAATCATAAATTGTATTGCTCATTCTAgttgaaatttaaaattgtaGATTTCATTATActtttacatttatctatctttaattaaaaaatcatgttttgaaaattattaacaaaactataataaaaatgaaaatgtgggatAAAGTTGAAATTTCATCACAGGAATTTTATCCTTAGACTGGAGTTTTTTGGGGGGGCTTGAAATTCAAAACTGTTCTAAATTGTGCACATGGAATAAGCTGACTTCCTGTGTGGTTATGCTTCAGATTAATAATCATTAGTTTCCTTTGTCCTAAATTTAGGAACTCTACACTCTTCTGTGTGGGTTGCCCGGTCcaagctttgacctggaagtgccaCCCCACGAGgctcagtaactgtcacacctacaaggcagagccaagagaggacccctgaagacgcCGAGACTCGATgggcaggctctcttggttcctggatcctgacTCTGGAGGGaaaccaagcagagttctccagagagcaCCGCTGGCtgcgcttcacctttcccagacccttatatcccttcacttgtaagttaacccacaaaataaaccttccttttaactacatgagTCGCCTTAATCGTTAAACCAATAATCATCTCCattggtttaattttattatttaaacttgATAAAATGTCATGTTTTGAAACTCAAAAATGCTCTAGAGAAGCATGCTGGGAAATCTCTCTCCTACTCCAgtcttccccttctcctcaccCCTTACTGATAACACTTTCCATCAGcttccatcttatttttctgGTTCATTCCCATTCTTACATGGACAAAAGCACCACAACAAATAACTTGTTCTCTGCTGTTTAGGGGATGCAATGCCATCTGAAAGAGAACACCCGGGTCAGCAGGTAAGACCATCTGTGGTTGTTTTAAACAGATTCTCTCCTGTAGACTGTGCTGTTCTGTACTTTCAGCAACAACACATGAGTGTCTGCTTTCTTTACAGTCTTGCAGCAGAGGATGCTGGCAGACTTGTATTTGTGCCTATCTGATAAGTCGGTTAGGGAATCAGAATCCCAAAGCTATgttttagacttaaaaaaaaaagtacaatgtcCTTACAAAAGATGACAGAAACCTAAAGTGTAATGCTTGAGAAAACTTACACAGTGCATATTCTAGGAGCTCATACCCAGATCAAGCATCACTACAGAAGCAGGCTCCTCACCttcccagactctgcccttctgaTGAGTGGGTTGGTTTTATTCATGCAGAGAGCAGTTGAAAGACTTTCACCTGCCAAAGCATACATCTCGCTTTATTTTCTTGTGAAAAACAACTATCTAATATCAAGTTTGGGGACATTTTAATCTCCAGTTTTCcgtttgtctgttttatttatttgcctttatGTCTAAGTTACAGATATTCTTGGCTATAGTTTTACAATGAAAGAATTTTGCAATTCaagtaaaatttcttttattgcttCTGAATTTTTTCACCCCTAAAAAACTATCCCTGACCTCATGTTTATAAAAGGGATGACTCCGGGCTGTTTTCACTTCAGACCAAATTGCAGTTTTTTTATGCACGGTATAAATAGCTAAGaactaattttattatattgCAGTTGCTCCAAAAGCACTGTTGAACAACCATCTTTCTTTGGTGATGTGAGATTGACCAGCATGTACTCAGTCTCCAACTGTACCTGGATCCATTCAGACTCTTCTCTCCGCTGGATTGCATGTCTGTTCACCAGAACCACAGTGGTTTATTTAGAAAACTCACAGTAGGTATCGgctactgttttcttctttgtcagAGTTTTACTGGATATTCGGGCTCTAACgcttttccaaatgaagttgagaattAACTGTTTAACTAATATCAACTAACCCTAAGCTTCTGGCATGTTTATCTTGCTTGAGTTAAATGTATAGCTTGTTGTTAAAAGAATAATATCCTTACCGCGTAAAGTCACTCTATCCTTCCAAATATGCATTCCCACTTTTGATTTTTATGATTTAGTAAtactaaaaaatttttttcctaacaAGTTTCTCACTTTCTCACAtttcttttaattcctttttatctTCTCTTTCTAGAATAAATGAACCTTCCTTCCTTGCCTTGCCTGTTAGTTTATagcagactatatatatatatatatatatatatatatatatatatatatatatatatatatgaagatatgAAATTACAGGCTTGTTGGTTTttccatacagggtttctctgtgtaacagctctggctgtcctaaaacttgtttgtagaccagactggcctcgaactcacagagattcacctgcctttgcctcctgagtgtgagagATTAAAAACATATGCAACCACTGCCCTACTAAGATTACAAGTTTTTATTGTTGAGTTTATATTCAGCCATATTACTGAATTCTCTTATTGCTTAAattcagttttgatttttattttcaaagctgactgcatccattttcctgaaaagtatgtctcttcatttttctttcctaacttTCATCCTCTAAGCATTTTTCTCTGGTTATACTGGCTATAAAACCAACATCATTAAATAGAGTAGAAGTGATGGGTGTCCTTCCTTGTCCTTAGCTGAGTGGGAGAAAGACTACAGCCCCAATACTAAAATGCATGAGTTTTATTTATCATAGTAAGAAAGTGCCATTATTTCCTACAAAATACTTCCTATCAATCATGTTTCCTTTCCATCAGTCTAAGAATATTCTTATGTGCATCTTGTATTAAATGTGTTGAAATTTccaaaaagaaactatttttgcATCCCTCTGATAAATGTCTCTTgattatgctttattttttttatgtattattgGACTCTATTTGCTAGTTAGGAATTTTTTATCAACAGTGATACAATACTCATAATGGAAATCACAATGCTTTTAACAGATTCccatttatcatatatatatatatatatgacatgagCTGGTTCTCAATTCACTGTTATTTGAATGATTCCCATAGTTCTGTTTATATCAATGATGTTAACTACACTTTGGGGGCTATtagtttgttttatcttcttgtaTTAAATACCTCTAATGGAAATGTAGAGGATTGCTGGATCATAGAAATATCTCTTTTTATGGGATATATATTGCTTCCCCCAAATAGGTATTAGAGTTTTGACCTGGATGTGGAGGCTTACACATGTCTCTGCACCCAAGTGTGTGTTAGAAGGTTACCTATTATGAGGAGGAGAAAACTTgctaatgttttattttggtgtAAAGCTTTTGAACAAAGACACACCATTTgctagccctggctagtctgttTTAGTCTCCTCATTTCTAATATCTGAGTGTTCCAAAAATTTGAATTTCAGGGTGCTTTTATGAAGATATTGGAAACAATGGGTATTAAATGGTTGTATAAATGTGAGCCATCATTGCTCTGATGGAAAATATTGTCAGATTTGTGTATACTATCACCAGCTAATATCCAATGAAGAAATCATTATCTAACCTGTACAGGTAAAATAACTTACAATGTGGCAAAAGGGGGGGGTTAATTGGTGTAGGTGAAATGGAGAGATGGAAAAACCATTCCTGACTGCTTCGGCAAATACCTTCATAAGAACTACAATAggcatttcttctccttcccctcatcTTCTCTCAAACTGGAAGCTGAGGGAATCATATATAACTTATTCTTAGATGCCTTTTGGATTCTGGCTTGCAGCCCTTAGGGAAAGTGTACAGAGAAAGGAATACTGGCTATTTCTCTCAGGAGAGCTGGTGCTTGTAAATCAATGTGCCAGCTGGCAACTCTGAGACAACATTCTGGAAAGGGCATAGCAATAGACAGGAAAGCTTAGGTTTTGAAGAAGTTTTTGCATGAAACTTAGGAACATGTATCATAAGTATATCTCAAGGGTTCTGAACTGCAAATCTCTCCTGGTGTCAGCTTTTTCTGACACCTGCTTATCATCACTATTGGGGTAGTTAAATCCCTGCATCACAAATACTGTATATGGACCCTTATGAAAGTCACATGAGAAATATTCCCTTGCAGAGTAAGCAAGGCCCAAGCACTTGGTAATCTTAGTATCTAAAATATTGAAGTCTAGCCTGAGAGTGAGTTAACCTAACTAGCTACTGCTTGaatatataaaaaggaaattattttctgCTTCATTTGGGGTACTCAGGAGAAAGATGAAAGGCCTGAAGTGGAGCCTACAGATTGGCAAATTCAGCTGACTGACTGTCACTAGCATTTTTATCTTcaaaaacatatgaaaatatgtgtctttctgtagctgctcccatcagctgctggaggaagcctctctgataatgatTGACTAGACCCTGATCTtatgagtatggcagaatatcattaggaatgatttcactgactttttattttgtcagttgtgtttggttcttcCCTAGgcctctgagccatccagcttccagATCCTGGCCATCTAGACAGTATTAGGCATGATCTACTTCTTGTGGTATAGGCCAAGGTGAGACAGTTGAGTACttccacaagctctgagccagcAGCACATCTCGCAGACAGGGTAGGTTGTGGGTCATAGATTTTGTTGCTGGGTTGGTGTTCTAGTCCCATTACTGGAAGTctagcctggttacagaagaagGTTTGGTTCAGGCTCTTTATTCTCTGTTACTAGAAGTCCTCACCAGGGTCAACCTCATAGGTTCCAAGatgtttccactgcactagatttccatACTGCTCCCTAAATGCCCACccatttcatttgtttctccCTGTACtatttccctccatccctccatccccgaCCTGCTATCTCCTGTTCTCATGCCCTCTGTACCCAGTCtatccacaaaatctattctatttccccttccatgaAAAATATTTGcatccgccgggcggtggtggcgcacgcctttaatcccagcactcgggaggcagagccaggcggatctctgtgagttcgaggccagcctgggctaccaagtgggttccaggaaaaggcgcaaagctacacaagagaaaccctgtctcgaaaaaccaaaaaaaataaaaataaataaataaaaaaaaaatagaaaaatatttgcatCCAACCTAAATCTCTCCTCTTTCTAACTTCTctggacccacagccaaacattagcagCAGCACACAAGGTGCCCTACAAAGATGGAAAGGATgaattgtagaagccagaggttttgaggacaccagaagaacatgtcccacataatcaactaagcagggctcataggggctcatagagactaaAGTGGCAACCAtgaagcctgcatgggtctgaactAGGTCCTGTTgttggatatttgtacactgtgtgaagatatactGCTGTGACTggtttgataaagagctgaaaggtcaATAGATAGGCAAGAGGTATAGGTGagacttccagacagagaaaggaagtaggagGTGTCAATCAAGGTGCAGAGGAGATGCCAATAAGACATGAAGGGAGTTgggcatacagaatgaaaggtaaaaaaccACAGGGTTTtcagaaatgggttgatttaagttaacCAAGagttagttaggaacaagcctaagctataggctaagctttcataattaataataagtctccatgtcattatttgggagctggctggtgggacagaaaaagactccttacacggtcctctgcatacatgctgtgattTAGCTTGGGGATTTTTGTTGGACTCCTTCCAATGggagtggggtgtctctgactcttttgcctgcttatgaaattttttttcctcctactgggttgcctcattgagccttaatatgagggtctgtgcctagtcttattgcatcttgttatgccaagTTTGGCTGACGTCAATGGGAGGTCTGttcatttctgaagggaaatgggggaGCCATGGATCTTGGGGAGGGGGGATGTCAAAGGGAACTTGGAGAAGGgtaggctgtggtcaggatgtattgtatgagagaagaataagtaaataaataaataaacaaaaaattttttaaatgtgtgttttagATTAAAACTTAGTAGTGAATACCAGAATCAGGATTAGACTCAAAGTCTGCTCATCTATCAGACTTATTCTCATCCTCTAATGCTATGCCCTATTCCAGCCTCCACAAGGGAAGCAGTGATTCCTCATCTACTCAGAAGTATGTGACCATCTCAGACACACTAATTACCAACAAGGGAGTGCATTGATATTATATTTTGATTACAAAAGGACTTTGGCTTTTATGGAAGATGTTGGTCAAACCTTGGATATGTTTAACATGCAATATAATAGATTAGTAATCTTCTGACTCTCAGGAGGAAAGTCTGAGCTACAGCCACTTGCATTCTGGCATACATGAAGTGTGAGTTACACCCTACAGTAATTACGagatacaaaagagaaaaacatttgcAAAATTCACTGTGGACTCTCTGCAATCACatataaatataactaaaaagaaaattagattacTTAAGAATGCAGTCTGAGGTAAAGTTAAATCAAAGTATAATTTATGTGTGTAATGTAAGAATCATAGGTGACAGACCTTCAGTACTTGGACGCtagttcaaa
Encoded proteins:
- the LOC114685706 gene encoding LOW QUALITY PROTEIN: mammalian ependymin-related protein 1 (The sequence of the model RefSeq protein was modified relative to this genomic sequence to represent the inferred CDS: inserted 2 bases in 2 codons; deleted 2 bases in 2 codons) produces the protein MHAHAPRRVVRGPRGAWLLGGLWVWAVCGLCGLGTAAHGDPAALQAPQQWEGRQVLYQQRGGHNSRALLSYDGLNXRVRVLDERKALIPCKRLFEYILLYKDGVMFQIEQATKQCAKISLTEPWDPLDIPQNSTFEDQYSIXGPQEQITVQEWSDRKTARSYETWIGVYTAKDCYPVQETFIRNYTVVLSTRFFDVQLGIKDPSVFTPPSTCQTAQPEKMSEDCSW